In a single window of the Anas acuta chromosome 24, bAnaAcu1.1, whole genome shotgun sequence genome:
- the TRIM33 gene encoding E3 ubiquitin-protein ligase TRIM33 isoform X2: MAENKGGGGGGDGAAEAGPGGGGGPEPVAASPSGAAPPAPAAAPPEERDSPGAAAAAAAERALGEAEAEAAAGPGAVPGPGPSPVPPLTPAAPGPFSLLDTCAVCAQSLQSRREAEPKLLPCLHSFCRRCLPEPERQLSVPAPGGANGDIQQVGVIRCPICRQECRQIDLVDNYFVKDTSETPSSSDEKSEQVCTSCEDNASAVGFCVECGEWLCKTCIEAHQRVKFTKDHMIRKKEDVSSEAVGASGQRPVFCPVHKQEQLKLFCETCDRLTCRDCQLLEHKEHRYQFLEEAFQNQKGAIENLLAKLLEKKNYVNFAAAQVQNRIKEVNETNKRVEQEIKVAIFTLINEINKKGKSLLQHLENVTKERQMKLIQQQNDITGLSRQVKHVMNFTNWAIASGSSTALLYSKRLITFQLRHILKARCDPVPAANGAIRFHCDPTFWAKNVVNLGNLVIENKPTPSYTPNVVVGQAPPGTNHVNKTPGQINLAQLRLQHMQQQVYAQKHQQLQQMRMGQPSGSVPRQTGPQILQQQPPRLISMQTMQRGNMNCGAFQAHQMRMAQNAARIPGIPRHNGPQYSMMQPHLQRQHSNPGHAGPFPVVSVHNNTINPTSPTTATMATANRGPTSPSVTAIELIPSVTNPENLPSLPDIPPIQLEDAGSSSLDNLLSRYITGSHLPPQPTSTMNPSPGPSALSPGSSGLSNSHTPVRPPSTSSTGSRGSCGSSGRTAEKTSVNFKSDQVKVKQEPGTEEEICSFSGTVKQEKTEDGRRSACMLSSPESSLTPPLSTNLHLESELEALGSFENHVKTEPGDLSESCKQSGHSLLNGKSPVRSLMHRSARIGGEGNNKDDDPNEDWCAVCQNGGDLLCCEKCPKVFHLTCHVPTLLSFPSGEWICTFCRDLSKPEVEYDCDNSQHSKKGKTAQGLSPVDQRKCERLLLYLYCHELSIEFQEPVPASIPNYYKIIKKPMDLSTVKKKLQKKHSQHYQTPEDFVADVRLIFKNCERFNEADSEVAQAGKAVALYFEDKLTEIYPDRTFQPLPEFEQEEDDGEITEDSDEDFIQPRRKRLKSDERPVHIK, translated from the exons ATGGCGGAAAACaaaggaggcggcggcggcggcgacggGGCTGCcgaggccgggccgggcggcggcggcggcccggaGCCCGTGGCCGCGTCCCCCTCCGGCGCCGCCCcgcccgcgcccgccgccgcgcCCCCCGAGGAGCGGGACAGCccgggcgcggcggcggcggcggcggcggagcgcgCTCTCGGGGAGGCCGAggccgaggcggcggcggggcccggtgCGGTCCCGgggcccggccccagccccgtgcccccgcTGACGCCGGCGGCGCCCGGGCCCTTCTCGCTGCTGGACACCTGCGCCGTGTGCGCGCAGAGCCTGCAGAGCCGGCGCGAGGCCGAGCccaagctgctgccctgcctgcactcCTTCTGCCGCCGCTGCCTGCCCGAGCCCGAGCGGCAGCTCAGCGTGCCCGCGCCCGGCGGCGCCAACGGCGACATCCAGCAAG TTGGTGTAATCAGATGTCCAATATGCCGCCAAGAATGCAGACAGATAGATCTGGTGGATAACTACTTTGTAAAAGACACATCCGAAACACCAAGCAGCTCTGATGAGAAATCAGAACAG GTGTGCACAAGCTGTGAAGATAATGCTAGTGCTGTAGGATTTTGTGTGGAATGTGGGGAATGGTTGTGCAAGACCTGCATAGAAGCTCATCAGCGAGTAAAATTTACTAAAGATCATatgatcagaaaaaaagaggatgtATCTTCAG AGGCCGTGGGAGCATCTGGTCAACGTCCTGTTTTCTGCCCTGTCCACAAACAAGAGCAGTTAAAACTTTTCTGTGAAACATGTGACAGGCTGACATGCAGAGACTGTCAGTTACTGGAACACAAAGAACACAG GTATCAGTTTCTAGAAGAAGCTTTCCAGAATCAGAAGGGTGCAATCGAGAACCTGTTGGCCAAACTTCTTGAGAAGAAGAATTATGTAAATTTTGCAGCTGCCCAAGTTCAGAACAG gATAAAAGAAGTAAATGAAACTAACAAACGAGTAGAACAGGAAATCAAAGTGGCCATATTCACGCTCATCAATGAAAtcaataaaaagggaaaatctcTCTTACAGCACCTTGAG AATGTAACAAAGGAGAGACAGATGAAGTTAATACAACAACAGAATGACATCACCGGTCTTTCGCGACAAGTGAAGCATGTGATGAACTTTACTAATTGGGCTATTGCAAGTGGCAGCAGTACTGCTTTACTGTACAGTAAACGACTG ATAACGTTCCAGTTACGTCATATTTTAAAGGCACGTTGCGATCCTGTCCCAGCTGCCAATGGAGCAATACGGTTCCATTGTGACCCTACATTCTGGGCAAAGAATGTCGTCAATTTAG GTAACCTTGTTATTGAAAATAAACCAACTCCTAGTTACACTCCCAATGTAGTGGTTGGACAAGCTCCTCCAGGAACAAATCATGTCAACAAAACTCCAGGACAAATTAACCTAGCACAGCTTCGACTTCAGCATATGCAGCAACAGGTGTACGCACAAAAACATCAGCAACTGCAGCAGATGAGGATGGGACAGCCATCTGGGTCAGTTCCCAGACAGACAGGTCCTCAAATCTTACAGCAGCAG CCTCCCAGGTTGATCAGCATGCAGACCATGCAGAGGGGTAACATGAACTGTGGGGCTTTCCAAGCACATCAGATGAGAATGGCTCAGAATGCTGCTCGTATACCAGGAATACCACGCCACAATGGACCACAATACTCCATGATGCAACCTCACCTTCAAAGACAA CATTCTAACCCTGGACATGCGGGGCCATTTCCAGTTGTTTCTGTGCACAACAACACTATTAATCCAACTAGTCCCACTACTGCAACAATGGCAACTGCAAACCGTGGTCCAACAAGTCCGTCTGTTACAGCAATTGAACTCATTCCTTCTGTAACAAATCCGGAGAATTTACCTTCCCTGCCAGATATCCCACCCATCCAG cttGAAGATGCTGGTTCAAGTAGTTTGGATAACCTTTTAAGTAGATATATCACAGGCAGCCACCTACCCCCGCAACCTACAAGTACAATGAATCCCTCCCCAGGGCCTTCAGCTCTATCTCCAGGGTCATCAG gcttGTCCAACTCCCACACTCCTGTGAGGCCACCTAGTACCTCCAGCACAGGTAGCAGAGGAAG CTGTGGCTCCTCGGGCAGAACAGCTGAGAAAACTAGTGTTAACTTCAAGTCTGACCAAGTGAAAGTCAAGCAAGAACCAGGGACAGAGGAAGAGATATGCAGCTTCTCAGGAACAGTAAAACAGGAGAAAACGGAGGATGGCAGAAGGAGTGCTTGCATG CTTAGCAGTCCTGAGAGCAGCTTGACACCACCACTATCCACTAACTTGCATCTGGAGAGTGAATTGGAAGCATTAGGAAGTTTTGAAAACCATGTAAAAACTGAACCTGGAGATTTAAGTGAAAGTTGCAAGCAGTCTGGACATAGCCTTCTAAATGGAAAATCCCCAGTGCGGAGTCTAATGCATCGATCAGCTAGAATTGGAGGAGAAGGCAATAATAAAGATGATGATCCAAATGAAGACTGGTGTGCAGTATGCCAAAATGGAGGGGATCTATTATGTTGTGAAAAGTGCCCAAAAGTGTTTCATCTAACTTGTCATGTACCAACACTCCTCAGTTTTCCAAG tgGAGAGTGGATATGTACATTTTGCAGAGATCTGAGCAAACCAGAAGTAGAATATGACTGTGACAATTCGCAACAcagcaagaaagggaaaacagcaCAAGGCCTGAGTCCTGTGGACCAAAGG aAATGTGAACGTCTCCTGCTTTACCTGTATTGTCATGAGCTGAGCATTGAATTTCAAGAGCCAGTCCCAGCCTCG ATACCAAACTActataaaattataaagaaacCAATGGATTTATCTAC
- the TRIM33 gene encoding E3 ubiquitin-protein ligase TRIM33 isoform X3 — protein MAENKGGGGGGDGAAEAGPGGGGGPEPVAASPSGAAPPAPAAAPPEERDSPGAAAAAAAERALGEAEAEAAAGPGAVPGPGPSPVPPLTPAAPGPFSLLDTCAVCAQSLQSRREAEPKLLPCLHSFCRRCLPEPERQLSVPAPGGANGDIQQVGVIRCPICRQECRQIDLVDNYFVKDTSETPSSSDEKSEQVCTSCEDNASAVGFCVECGEWLCKTCIEAHQRVKFTKDHMIRKKEDVSSEAVGASGQRPVFCPVHKQEQLKLFCETCDRLTCRDCQLLEHKEHRYQFLEEAFQNQKGAIENLLAKLLEKKNYVNFAAAQVQNRIKEVNETNKRVEQEIKVAIFTLINEINKKGKSLLQHLENVTKERQMKLIQQQNDITGLSRQVKHVMNFTNWAIASGSSTALLYSKRLITFQLRHILKARCDPVPAANGAIRFHCDPTFWAKNVVNLGNLVIENKPTPSYTPNVVVGQAPPGTNHVNKTPGQINLAQLRLQHMQQQVYAQKHQQLQQMRMGQPSGSVPRQTGPQILQQQPPRLISMQTMQRGNMNCGAFQAHQMRMAQNAARIPGIPRHNGPQYSMMQPHLQRQHSNPGHAGPFPVVSVHNNTINPTSPTTATMATANRGPTSPSVTAIELIPSVTNPENLPSLPDIPPIQLEDAGSSSLDNLLSRYITGSHLPPQPTSTMNPSPGPSALSPGSSGLSNSHTPVRPPSTSSTGSRGSCGSSGRTAEKTSVNFKSDQVKVKQEPGTEEEICSFSGTVKQEKTEDGRRSACMLSSPESSLTPPLSTNLHLESELEALGSFENHVKTEPGDLSESCKQSGHSLLNGKSPVRSLMHRSARIGGEGNNKDDDPNEDWCAVCQNGGDLLCCEKCPKVFHLTCHVPTLLSFPSGEWICTFCRDLSKPEVEYDCDNSQHSKKGKTAQGLSPVDQRKCERLLLYLYCHELSIEFQEPVPASIPNYYKIIKKPMDLSTVKKKLQKKHSQHYQTPEDFVADVRLIFKNCERFNEVEVIEHCGRSCNYVNFSIKGINEASTVEENMLQLLGTRVKQGSKD, from the exons ATGGCGGAAAACaaaggaggcggcggcggcggcgacggGGCTGCcgaggccgggccgggcggcggcggcggcccggaGCCCGTGGCCGCGTCCCCCTCCGGCGCCGCCCcgcccgcgcccgccgccgcgcCCCCCGAGGAGCGGGACAGCccgggcgcggcggcggcggcggcggcggagcgcgCTCTCGGGGAGGCCGAggccgaggcggcggcggggcccggtgCGGTCCCGgggcccggccccagccccgtgcccccgcTGACGCCGGCGGCGCCCGGGCCCTTCTCGCTGCTGGACACCTGCGCCGTGTGCGCGCAGAGCCTGCAGAGCCGGCGCGAGGCCGAGCccaagctgctgccctgcctgcactcCTTCTGCCGCCGCTGCCTGCCCGAGCCCGAGCGGCAGCTCAGCGTGCCCGCGCCCGGCGGCGCCAACGGCGACATCCAGCAAG TTGGTGTAATCAGATGTCCAATATGCCGCCAAGAATGCAGACAGATAGATCTGGTGGATAACTACTTTGTAAAAGACACATCCGAAACACCAAGCAGCTCTGATGAGAAATCAGAACAG GTGTGCACAAGCTGTGAAGATAATGCTAGTGCTGTAGGATTTTGTGTGGAATGTGGGGAATGGTTGTGCAAGACCTGCATAGAAGCTCATCAGCGAGTAAAATTTACTAAAGATCATatgatcagaaaaaaagaggatgtATCTTCAG AGGCCGTGGGAGCATCTGGTCAACGTCCTGTTTTCTGCCCTGTCCACAAACAAGAGCAGTTAAAACTTTTCTGTGAAACATGTGACAGGCTGACATGCAGAGACTGTCAGTTACTGGAACACAAAGAACACAG GTATCAGTTTCTAGAAGAAGCTTTCCAGAATCAGAAGGGTGCAATCGAGAACCTGTTGGCCAAACTTCTTGAGAAGAAGAATTATGTAAATTTTGCAGCTGCCCAAGTTCAGAACAG gATAAAAGAAGTAAATGAAACTAACAAACGAGTAGAACAGGAAATCAAAGTGGCCATATTCACGCTCATCAATGAAAtcaataaaaagggaaaatctcTCTTACAGCACCTTGAG AATGTAACAAAGGAGAGACAGATGAAGTTAATACAACAACAGAATGACATCACCGGTCTTTCGCGACAAGTGAAGCATGTGATGAACTTTACTAATTGGGCTATTGCAAGTGGCAGCAGTACTGCTTTACTGTACAGTAAACGACTG ATAACGTTCCAGTTACGTCATATTTTAAAGGCACGTTGCGATCCTGTCCCAGCTGCCAATGGAGCAATACGGTTCCATTGTGACCCTACATTCTGGGCAAAGAATGTCGTCAATTTAG GTAACCTTGTTATTGAAAATAAACCAACTCCTAGTTACACTCCCAATGTAGTGGTTGGACAAGCTCCTCCAGGAACAAATCATGTCAACAAAACTCCAGGACAAATTAACCTAGCACAGCTTCGACTTCAGCATATGCAGCAACAGGTGTACGCACAAAAACATCAGCAACTGCAGCAGATGAGGATGGGACAGCCATCTGGGTCAGTTCCCAGACAGACAGGTCCTCAAATCTTACAGCAGCAG CCTCCCAGGTTGATCAGCATGCAGACCATGCAGAGGGGTAACATGAACTGTGGGGCTTTCCAAGCACATCAGATGAGAATGGCTCAGAATGCTGCTCGTATACCAGGAATACCACGCCACAATGGACCACAATACTCCATGATGCAACCTCACCTTCAAAGACAA CATTCTAACCCTGGACATGCGGGGCCATTTCCAGTTGTTTCTGTGCACAACAACACTATTAATCCAACTAGTCCCACTACTGCAACAATGGCAACTGCAAACCGTGGTCCAACAAGTCCGTCTGTTACAGCAATTGAACTCATTCCTTCTGTAACAAATCCGGAGAATTTACCTTCCCTGCCAGATATCCCACCCATCCAG cttGAAGATGCTGGTTCAAGTAGTTTGGATAACCTTTTAAGTAGATATATCACAGGCAGCCACCTACCCCCGCAACCTACAAGTACAATGAATCCCTCCCCAGGGCCTTCAGCTCTATCTCCAGGGTCATCAG gcttGTCCAACTCCCACACTCCTGTGAGGCCACCTAGTACCTCCAGCACAGGTAGCAGAGGAAG CTGTGGCTCCTCGGGCAGAACAGCTGAGAAAACTAGTGTTAACTTCAAGTCTGACCAAGTGAAAGTCAAGCAAGAACCAGGGACAGAGGAAGAGATATGCAGCTTCTCAGGAACAGTAAAACAGGAGAAAACGGAGGATGGCAGAAGGAGTGCTTGCATG CTTAGCAGTCCTGAGAGCAGCTTGACACCACCACTATCCACTAACTTGCATCTGGAGAGTGAATTGGAAGCATTAGGAAGTTTTGAAAACCATGTAAAAACTGAACCTGGAGATTTAAGTGAAAGTTGCAAGCAGTCTGGACATAGCCTTCTAAATGGAAAATCCCCAGTGCGGAGTCTAATGCATCGATCAGCTAGAATTGGAGGAGAAGGCAATAATAAAGATGATGATCCAAATGAAGACTGGTGTGCAGTATGCCAAAATGGAGGGGATCTATTATGTTGTGAAAAGTGCCCAAAAGTGTTTCATCTAACTTGTCATGTACCAACACTCCTCAGTTTTCCAAG tgGAGAGTGGATATGTACATTTTGCAGAGATCTGAGCAAACCAGAAGTAGAATATGACTGTGACAATTCGCAACAcagcaagaaagggaaaacagcaCAAGGCCTGAGTCCTGTGGACCAAAGG aAATGTGAACGTCTCCTGCTTTACCTGTATTGTCATGAGCTGAGCATTGAATTTCAAGAGCCAGTCCCAGCCTCG ATACCAAACTActataaaattataaagaaacCAATGGATTTATCTAC
- the BCAS2 gene encoding pre-mRNA-splicing factor SPF27 isoform X1: MAGPGLVAGEVVVDALPYFDQGYEAPGVREAAAALVEEETRRYRPTKNYLSYLPAQDYSAFETEIMRNEFERLAARQPLELLSMKRYELPAPSSGQKNDITAWQECVNNSMAQLEHQAVRIENLELMSQHGCNAWKVYNEHLVHMIEQAQKELQKLRKNIQDLNWQRKNMQLTAGAKLREMESTWVSLVSKNYEIERTIVQLENEISQIKQQQGEANKENIQQDF, translated from the exons atggcggggccggggctggtgGCGGGCGAGGTGGTGGTGGACGCGCTGCCGTACTTCGACCAGGGCTACGAGGCGCCGGGCGTCCGCGAGGCG GCTGCGGcgctggtggaggaggagacGCGGCGGTACCGGCCCACCAAGAACTACCTCAGCTACCTGCCGGCGCAGGACTACAGCGCCTTCGAG ACCGAGATCATGAGGAACGAGTTCGAGCGCCTGGCGGCCCGgcagcccctggagctgctcagcatgaagag GTACGAGCTGCCGGCCCCGTCCTCCGGCCAGAAGAACGACATCACGGCGTGGCAGGAGTGCGTCAACAACTCCATGGCACAGCTGGAGCACCAGGCTGTCCGCATCGAGAACCTGGAGTTGATGTCTCAGCACGGCTGCAACGCTTGGAAGGTGTACAACGA GCATCTGGTTCATATGATAGAACAAGCCCAGAAAGAGCTTCAGAAGTTGAG GAAAAACATCCAAGATCTGAATTGGCAGCGAAAGAACATGCAGCTCACAGCTGGGGCGAAGCTACGAGAAATGGAATCTAC GTGGGTGTCTCTCGTCAGCAAAAACTACGAGATCGAACGGACGATCGTGCAGCTGGAAAACGAGATCTCGCAGatcaagcagcagcagggggaagcCAACAAGGAGAACATCCAGCAGGACTTCTGA
- the BCAS2 gene encoding pre-mRNA-splicing factor SPF27 isoform X2, with translation MAGPGLVAGEVVVDALPYFDQGYEAPGVREATEIMRNEFERLAARQPLELLSMKRYELPAPSSGQKNDITAWQECVNNSMAQLEHQAVRIENLELMSQHGCNAWKVYNEHLVHMIEQAQKELQKLRKNIQDLNWQRKNMQLTAGAKLREMESTWVSLVSKNYEIERTIVQLENEISQIKQQQGEANKENIQQDF, from the exons atggcggggccggggctggtgGCGGGCGAGGTGGTGGTGGACGCGCTGCCGTACTTCGACCAGGGCTACGAGGCGCCGGGCGTCCGCGAGGCG ACCGAGATCATGAGGAACGAGTTCGAGCGCCTGGCGGCCCGgcagcccctggagctgctcagcatgaagag GTACGAGCTGCCGGCCCCGTCCTCCGGCCAGAAGAACGACATCACGGCGTGGCAGGAGTGCGTCAACAACTCCATGGCACAGCTGGAGCACCAGGCTGTCCGCATCGAGAACCTGGAGTTGATGTCTCAGCACGGCTGCAACGCTTGGAAGGTGTACAACGA GCATCTGGTTCATATGATAGAACAAGCCCAGAAAGAGCTTCAGAAGTTGAG GAAAAACATCCAAGATCTGAATTGGCAGCGAAAGAACATGCAGCTCACAGCTGGGGCGAAGCTACGAGAAATGGAATCTAC GTGGGTGTCTCTCGTCAGCAAAAACTACGAGATCGAACGGACGATCGTGCAGCTGGAAAACGAGATCTCGCAGatcaagcagcagcagggggaagcCAACAAGGAGAACATCCAGCAGGACTTCTGA